From Triticum urartu cultivar G1812 chromosome 2, Tu2.1, whole genome shotgun sequence, a single genomic window includes:
- the LOC125537931 gene encoding BTB/POZ and MATH domain-containing protein 2-like — translation MAGQAAAAWILRPVLGSDGDGSCTSCLMEVLCSDPGENLAKAGGDGAVIYLARSCLPVIRRRSSTFAVGKSSTTAVVRVRETMSSSSFKEHTDTLSLEVSDYLQVKDMGVGEFVSSRVFPVGGYEWEMRFYPGGKDWHCAGNASAYVFCRSQVKDVSTRFTLSMLHTKGQVQVASFDPRKRVFSPKATRYDEWGHPKFVERAKLESLSQLGDGCFTILCVVTVVMDEPPPLELHSHLERMLEDGRGADVTFSVANQEFRAHSFLLAARSPVFAAQLFDLMEGVRRVEIVDVEPAIFKMMLHYIYTESLPPYDDQGGNNIRVMQHLLVAANRYGLERLKLVCEEELCKRIDSETITTMSALADQHRCKRLKVACTEFKSSTK, via the exons ATGGCCGGtcaggcggcggcggcctggatTCTCCGTCCAGTCCTCGGCAGTGATGGTGACGGTTCGTGTACAAGTTGCTTGATGGAGGTCCTCTGTTCTGATCCGGGTGAAAACCTGGCCAAGGCCGGCGGTGACGGCGCTG TTATTTATTTGGCTCGATCGTGTTTGCCCGTGATCCGTCGTCGATCGTCTACCTTCGCCGTGGGtaaaagctcgaccacggcagtgGTGCGTGTACGGGAGACCATGTCGTCAAGCAGCTTCAAGGAGCACACGGACACACTCAGTTTGGAGGTGTCCGACTACCTGCAGGTTAAGGACATGGGCGTCGGCGAGTTCGTTAGCTCGCGCGTCTTCCCGGTCGGTGGCTACGAGTGGGAGATGAGGTTCTACCCAGGCGGAAAAGACTGGCACTGTGCCGGCAACGCCTCCGCGTACGTGTTCTGCCGCAGCCAAGTGAAGGACGTGAGCACCCGGTTCACGTTGAGCATGCTGCACACCAAGGGCCAGGTGCAGGTAGCAAGCTTCGACCCGAGGAAGCGCGTCTTCTCTCCAAAAGCAACGAGATACGACGAGTGGGGCCACCCCAAATTCGTGGAGAGGGCCAAGCTGGAATCGCTGTCGCAGCTCGGGGACGGCTGCTTCACGATACTGTGCGTCGTCACCGTCGTCATGGACGAGCCACCGCCTCTGGAGCTGCACAGCCACCTCGAGCGCATGCTCGAGGACGGGAGGGGCGCCGACGTGACGTTCAGCGTGGCCAACCAGGAGTTCCGCGCTCACAGTTTTCTCCTGGCGGCGCGATCGCCGGTCTTTGCGGCGCAGCTATTTGACCTAATGGAGGGTGTGCGGCGAGTGGAGATCGTGGACGTGGAGCCTGCCATATTCAAGATGATGCTTCACTACATCTACACGGAGTCGCTGCCACCGTACGACGATCAAGGCGGAAACAACATCAGGGTGATGCAGCATTTACTGGTGGCAGCAAATAGGTACGGCCTAGAAAGGTTGAAGCTGGTATGCGAAGAAGAACTGTGCAAAAGAATCGACTCAGAGACCATCACAACCATGTCGGCGTTGGCAGATCAGCACCGGTGCAAACGCCTCAAAGTTGCATGCACGGAGTTCAAATCATCGACCAAGTAA